The following are encoded together in the Adhaeribacter arboris genome:
- a CDS encoding polyamine aminopropyltransferase, whose protein sequence is MRIQVPFLLLFSVFVVATCGLIYELVAGTLASYLLGDSVTQFSTIIGVYLFSMGIGSYLSKFFNRNLVAWFIQIEVLVALVGGFSSTLLFLLFDRVESFRLVLYLLVSLTGILVGLEIPLIMRILEGRFEFKDLVSKVFTFDYIGALLASIIFPLLLMPQLGILQTSFFFGLLNAAVALALCFYFKQELQWPAYLKVTCAVVMVLLTLGFVTSERILAFTESLTYPDKIVYATSSPYQRIILTRNSRDFRLFLNGNLQFSSADEYRYHEALVHPGLNAILNPKKVLVLGGGDGLAVREILRYPSIKKVVLVDLDPEMTRIFSSHASLTKLNQESLLSKKVKVLNADAFQWLKNSTDLFDFVVVDFPDPSTYSIGKLYTNTFYRLLQQSLTPNGLVVIQATSPFIAPKSYWCVVNTLKSVGFTTLPYHAHVPSFGDWGFVLAGSSLHLNVNKEFSKKLRFLDNPTFQQMRVFPKDMPALPTEINKLNNQALVHYFEEEWAHYLN, encoded by the coding sequence ATGCGCATTCAAGTTCCGTTTTTATTGCTATTTTCTGTGTTTGTGGTAGCCACCTGCGGCTTAATTTACGAGCTGGTAGCGGGCACCTTGGCTAGTTACCTATTAGGCGATTCGGTTACCCAGTTTTCTACCATTATTGGCGTATACCTTTTCTCGATGGGGATTGGCAGTTACTTGTCTAAATTTTTTAACCGGAACCTGGTAGCCTGGTTTATTCAGATTGAAGTGCTGGTGGCGCTGGTAGGTGGCTTTAGCTCTACTTTGCTTTTTTTGCTGTTTGATAGAGTGGAGTCATTCCGGTTAGTTTTGTACTTGCTGGTTTCTTTAACAGGTATTTTGGTAGGCTTGGAAATTCCTTTAATCATGCGCATTCTGGAAGGGCGCTTTGAATTTAAAGATTTGGTTTCCAAAGTATTTACCTTCGATTACATCGGTGCTTTATTGGCTTCTATTATTTTTCCGTTGCTGTTAATGCCGCAACTAGGCATTTTGCAAACTTCTTTTTTCTTCGGCTTATTAAATGCGGCAGTAGCTTTGGCGCTTTGTTTTTATTTTAAACAAGAACTGCAATGGCCCGCCTACCTGAAAGTAACTTGCGCGGTAGTAATGGTTTTACTCACGTTAGGTTTTGTGACCAGCGAACGAATTTTGGCCTTTACCGAAAGCCTCACCTATCCCGATAAAATTGTGTATGCCACTTCATCGCCTTACCAGCGGATTATACTTACCCGCAACTCCCGCGATTTCCGGCTATTTTTAAACGGCAATTTACAGTTCAGCAGCGCCGATGAATACCGCTACCACGAAGCTTTGGTGCACCCAGGCCTGAATGCTATTTTGAACCCCAAAAAGGTATTGGTTTTAGGTGGCGGCGATGGTTTAGCGGTTAGGGAAATATTACGTTATCCGAGCATTAAAAAAGTGGTTTTGGTCGATTTAGATCCGGAAATGACCCGGATTTTTTCTTCCCACGCTTCGCTTACAAAATTAAACCAGGAATCGCTTTTATCTAAAAAAGTAAAGGTATTAAATGCCGATGCTTTTCAATGGTTAAAAAATTCGACCGATTTGTTTGATTTTGTGGTGGTAGATTTTCCCGATCCTTCTACTTATTCCATTGGTAAATTATATACGAATACTTTTTACCGTTTACTCCAACAATCATTAACTCCAAATGGCTTAGTAGTAATTCAGGCAACTTCACCGTTTATAGCACCAAAATCATATTGGTGCGTGGTAAATACTTTAAAAAGTGTGGGTTTTACTACCTTGCCTTATCACGCGCACGTTCCTTCTTTCGGCGACTGGGGATTTGTGTTGGCTGGTTCAAGTTTACATTTGAATGTAAATAAAGAATTTTCTAAAAAACTGCGGTTTCTGGACAATCCTACCTTTCAGCAAATGCGCGTTTTCCCGAAAGATATGCCGGCCTTACCAACGGAAATCAATAAACTAAATAATCAAGCCTTGGTCCATTATTTCGAGGAAGAATGGGCGCATTATTTAAATTAA
- a CDS encoding NAD(P)/FAD-dependent oxidoreductase encodes MDQPGRRKFIFKSALLAAGFPFLGSYLTSCQPTKLKSIKGSLAGPSSKAGHLLRTGISIVSEDIEEAEVVIIGGGVAGLAANRWLHQNSGKKVVLLELEDQTGGNAAAGKNEHTAFPWGAHYLTLPNNNLTELLNFLKEEGVITGYDEKGLPIYNEYYLCFDPEERLFINGYWQQGLIPNWGVPEPELKEIERFLARMEIFRWAKGSDEKYAFAIPITTSSSDEFYRRLDKVRMQEWLQQENFTSPHLRWYLNYCCLDDYGSRLEDTSAWAGIHYFAARKATGANTDSDRVLTWPEGNNWLTNRLRKIGEENIRTNSLAYKISFLHDRVAIDYRNVTTNQVHRLLARQCILATPQFVNERLLSNLPLKEPRPVNDFTYSTWLVANITVKQLPLGRGTPLCWDNVIYGSPALGYVYANHQQVQLYPPKQTITFYYPLTGQDLRKVRGEAYQKSKEYWQDLVVTELEKPHPNIRSQVETLDSWIWGHGMIRPTVGFIWGEQREKATQSIQNKIFFAHSDLSGISVFEEAFYQGINAAQQILERNQDA; translated from the coding sequence GTGGATCAGCCGGGGAGAAGAAAGTTTATTTTTAAGAGTGCCTTACTGGCAGCAGGTTTTCCTTTTTTAGGCTCATACCTTACCAGTTGTCAGCCAACTAAACTAAAATCCATTAAAGGTAGTTTAGCAGGCCCCTCTTCTAAAGCCGGCCATTTACTGCGGACAGGTATTTCCATTGTTTCGGAGGATATAGAAGAAGCAGAGGTAGTAATTATCGGTGGCGGAGTAGCCGGGTTAGCGGCCAATCGGTGGCTCCATCAAAACAGTGGTAAAAAAGTAGTATTACTGGAATTAGAAGATCAAACCGGGGGCAATGCGGCAGCGGGTAAAAACGAACATACGGCTTTTCCGTGGGGGGCTCATTATTTAACTTTACCCAATAATAATTTAACAGAATTATTAAATTTTTTAAAGGAAGAAGGGGTAATTACCGGATATGATGAAAAAGGATTACCCATTTATAATGAATATTACCTGTGCTTTGACCCCGAAGAACGCTTATTTATCAATGGCTACTGGCAACAAGGATTGATTCCAAATTGGGGAGTTCCAGAGCCGGAGCTAAAAGAAATTGAACGTTTTTTGGCCCGCATGGAAATTTTCAGATGGGCCAAAGGCAGCGATGAGAAATACGCGTTTGCCATTCCAATTACAACTTCTTCTTCCGATGAATTTTACCGCCGGTTAGATAAAGTTAGAATGCAGGAATGGCTACAGCAGGAAAATTTTACTTCGCCGCATTTGCGCTGGTATTTGAATTATTGTTGCCTCGATGATTACGGTTCCCGGTTGGAAGATACCTCGGCTTGGGCCGGTATTCATTATTTTGCCGCCCGTAAAGCAACCGGAGCCAACACCGATTCGGACCGGGTGCTTACCTGGCCGGAAGGAAACAATTGGCTGACAAACCGCCTTCGGAAAATAGGGGAAGAAAATATTCGCACGAATTCTTTAGCCTATAAAATAAGTTTCCTGCACGACCGGGTTGCCATTGATTACCGGAATGTAACTACTAACCAAGTGCATAGGCTTTTAGCTCGGCAATGTATTCTGGCTACTCCCCAGTTTGTAAATGAACGCTTGTTGAGCAATTTGCCTTTAAAAGAACCGAGACCTGTAAATGATTTTACTTATTCTACCTGGTTAGTGGCAAATATTACCGTTAAACAATTACCGTTAGGGCGGGGTACTCCTTTGTGTTGGGATAATGTTATTTATGGCAGTCCGGCTTTGGGTTACGTATACGCGAATCACCAGCAAGTGCAACTGTATCCACCGAAACAAACCATTACCTTTTACTATCCGCTCACCGGGCAAGACCTGAGAAAAGTCCGCGGCGAAGCTTACCAGAAAAGTAAAGAATATTGGCAGGATTTGGTAGTAACGGAACTCGAAAAACCGCACCCCAATATCCGGTCGCAGGTAGAAACCTTAGATTCATGGATTTGGGGCCACGGAATGATCCGGCCAACGGTAGGTTTTATTTGGGGCGAACAACGCGAAAAAGCAACGCAGTCCATTCAAAATAAAATTTTCTTTGCTCATTCCGATTTAAGTGGTATTTCCGTTTTTGAAGAAGCCTTTTACCAGGGGATAAATGCCGCCCAGCAAATTTTAGAAAGGAATCAAGATGCTTAA
- a CDS encoding DUF4178 domain-containing protein, translated as MIGHEVKDQDQLPGQMTIACPHCQQPVRLVTYAQAIYVACGSCHKLFRTREKTLVVQKQFQSKNEKIPLLPLRKKGRLAEVVYAIVGFVSYKEENYAYYWREYVLFNPVHGYAFLAEYDGHWNFFRFISDYSHGKTHLYSFYYNGHEFKLYNKYKTHVLYAEGEFFWDLMDESGHYTEYVAPPYMMTRLIANNEITWLLGEYLEPEMVKEAFNLTHDLPVPAGIGASEPFSSSFSFNFLKVIVLVTTLFLIFCQAIIVKSSKEVVLADTTFNLPESYVSNTLTPLAGPTITINQNWAGTSNLEFTLYAPVSNNWLSTGITLVNTRTHQEYDFEMGVEHYSGYEGGESWSEGSQQTKKLISALPNGTYQIIIQPYRENYTTVNLFSLTIVQDVPIWSNFWIVLVLVLIFPGIQWFRNYTFEKRRWMNSDYSPYTD; from the coding sequence ATGATTGGGCATGAGGTAAAAGATCAAGATCAGCTTCCCGGGCAAATGACGATAGCCTGTCCGCATTGTCAGCAACCAGTCAGGTTGGTGACCTATGCTCAAGCTATATACGTAGCCTGCGGTTCCTGCCACAAATTATTTCGGACCCGGGAAAAAACCTTGGTGGTGCAGAAGCAATTTCAGTCTAAAAACGAGAAAATTCCGCTTTTGCCTCTCCGCAAAAAAGGCCGTTTAGCCGAGGTAGTTTACGCAATAGTGGGTTTTGTTAGCTACAAAGAAGAAAATTACGCTTATTACTGGCGGGAATACGTGTTGTTTAATCCGGTGCACGGTTATGCTTTTTTGGCCGAGTACGATGGGCATTGGAATTTTTTCCGGTTTATTTCCGATTATTCGCACGGTAAAACTCACCTGTATTCTTTCTATTACAATGGGCATGAATTTAAATTGTACAATAAATACAAGACCCATGTGCTATACGCCGAAGGAGAGTTTTTCTGGGATCTTATGGATGAAAGCGGCCATTACACCGAATACGTGGCTCCGCCTTATATGATGACCCGCCTCATCGCGAATAATGAAATAACCTGGTTGTTGGGCGAGTATTTAGAGCCGGAAATGGTGAAAGAAGCATTTAATCTTACCCATGATTTGCCGGTTCCAGCGGGAATTGGCGCTTCGGAGCCTTTTTCCAGCAGTTTTTCGTTTAATTTTTTAAAAGTAATTGTATTAGTTACTACTCTATTTTTGATTTTCTGCCAGGCTATCATCGTTAAAAGCAGCAAAGAAGTAGTGCTCGCCGATACCACTTTTAACTTACCCGAATCTTATGTAAGCAATACTTTAACGCCGCTGGCGGGTCCTACTATTACCATAAATCAAAATTGGGCGGGTACGTCTAACCTGGAGTTCACGCTTTATGCGCCGGTAAGTAATAACTGGTTATCAACGGGTATTACTTTAGTTAATACCCGAACCCACCAGGAATATGATTTCGAGATGGGGGTAGAGCATTACAGTGGTTACGAAGGTGGAGAAAGCTGGTCGGAGGGCAGTCAGCAGACTAAAAAATTGATTTCGGCTTTACCGAATGGCACCTACCAAATTATTATTCAACCTTACCGCGAGAATTACACCACCGTAAATTTATTTAGCTTAACCATTGTGCAGGATGTACCCATTTGGTCTAACTTCTGGATTGTTTTAGTCTTGGTTTTAATTTTTCCGGGCATTCAATGGTTCCGGAATTATACTTTTGAAAAACGCCGCTGGATGAACAGTGATTATTCCCCCTATACCGATTAA
- a CDS encoding DUF6660 family protein, producing MKRLAFLLAVLVLVLAIIPCCLADNCPNEKPVTEQAKKKNSDSDKEDGLCSPFVSCPGCPGFTFLPVTYKLVILTYPQIQANTWYQQNFASVYSSSIWQPPKITSFIF from the coding sequence GTGAAGAGATTGGCCTTTCTATTAGCGGTGCTGGTGTTGGTATTAGCAATTATTCCTTGTTGCCTGGCCGATAATTGTCCGAATGAAAAGCCGGTTACGGAACAAGCTAAAAAGAAAAACAGCGATTCCGACAAAGAAGATGGCCTTTGTTCTCCGTTTGTCAGTTGTCCGGGTTGTCCGGGTTTTACTTTCTTACCTGTTACTTACAAGCTAGTTATACTTACTTACCCCCAAATTCAGGCGAATACTTGGTACCAGCAAAATTTTGCTTCGGTATATTCGTCTTCTATCTGGCAACCGCCTAAAATTACTTCTTTCATTTTTTAA
- a CDS encoding TonB-dependent receptor — protein MKNVMLFLLAWFSAAIAYGQNTLTAYLKDAETQEPLIGATAVLLNTNLGATTDNKGQVVINNIPNGTHTFRFSHVGYTEINQVISFPQSSIEPLTILLQSSGEELETVEITSTRSTRTIQDIPTRVEFIAGEELEEKGNMKPGDIRMILSESTGIQTQQTSATSANASIRIQGLDGRYTQILKDGFPLYSGYAGGLGLLQTPPLDLKQVEIVKGSSSTLYGGGAIAGLVNLISKTPQEEPELRFLLNGTTAGGLDVNGYYSKRWQRIGLTMFGARNSNYAYDPSHSDLSAIPQFSRYTFNPRLFWYPSPKTHLNLGLNSVLENRLGGDIHYIKGEKDNNHSYFERNKTKRYSTQLGINHHLNSGSQLNFKNSVSYFNRNLQIPAYSFNGEQVNTFSEATYTYASEKWDWVTGLNLWTENFWENPSDNSIRRDYNQTTFGAFVQNTWKVQNWLHLETGLRNDYVRDYGFAWLPRVSALFKIKPNFTSRLGGGFGYKAPTIFTEETERLQYRGILPLNPDDHQLERSYGTNLDFTYRTAFAQEAISFNVNHLFFYTFLNHPLTLRNFGNNTYALQNNTGHLDTKGTETNVKIGYEDFNLFLGYTFTHTIIHESNRKTLNPLTPKHRINAVLMYEVEEKWKVGLESYYFSKQRLTDGTTGKFYVITGFMAEKLFEKFSFYLNFENFLDVRQTRFDNIYTGSIINPTFLDIYAPLDGFVVNGGIKVRL, from the coding sequence ATGAAGAATGTAATGCTGTTCTTACTAGCTTGGTTCAGCGCGGCCATTGCTTACGGACAAAATACCTTAACTGCTTATTTAAAAGATGCCGAAACGCAAGAACCATTAATTGGCGCTACTGCTGTATTACTAAACACTAATCTGGGGGCTACTACTGATAATAAAGGGCAGGTAGTAATTAATAATATACCCAACGGAACCCATACTTTTCGCTTTTCCCACGTAGGTTACACCGAAATAAACCAGGTAATTTCTTTTCCCCAGTCCAGTATCGAACCACTAACCATTTTACTGCAAAGTAGTGGCGAAGAACTGGAAACAGTAGAAATTACTTCTACCCGCAGTACCCGTACCATTCAGGATATACCTACCCGAGTAGAATTTATTGCCGGCGAAGAACTGGAAGAAAAAGGAAACATGAAACCCGGGGATATCCGGATGATCTTAAGTGAAAGTACGGGTATACAAACCCAACAAACCTCGGCTACTTCGGCCAACGCCAGTATTCGTATTCAAGGATTGGATGGGCGGTATACTCAAATTTTAAAAGACGGCTTTCCTTTATATTCGGGCTATGCGGGTGGTTTGGGTCTCTTGCAAACACCTCCTCTGGATTTAAAGCAAGTAGAAATTGTGAAAGGCTCGTCGTCTACCCTATACGGCGGAGGAGCCATTGCCGGCTTGGTTAATCTTATTTCTAAAACTCCCCAGGAAGAACCCGAACTCCGGTTTTTACTAAATGGTACTACGGCAGGCGGTCTGGATGTAAATGGCTATTATAGTAAGCGGTGGCAAAGAATTGGTTTAACAATGTTCGGGGCGCGCAACAGTAACTACGCCTATGATCCTTCTCATTCCGATTTATCGGCCATTCCTCAATTTAGTCGCTATACGTTCAATCCTCGCTTATTCTGGTATCCATCTCCAAAAACGCATTTGAATTTAGGCCTTAACTCGGTTTTAGAAAATCGTTTGGGCGGAGATATTCATTATATTAAAGGTGAAAAAGACAATAACCATTCGTACTTTGAACGGAATAAAACCAAGCGTTATTCTACTCAGTTGGGTATCAATCATCACTTAAACTCCGGCAGTCAACTTAATTTCAAAAATAGTGTTAGTTACTTTAACCGCAACCTGCAAATTCCGGCGTATTCCTTTAACGGCGAGCAGGTAAACACCTTTAGTGAAGCTACTTATACCTACGCAAGTGAAAAATGGGATTGGGTAACGGGTTTAAATTTATGGACGGAAAATTTCTGGGAAAATCCTTCTGATAATTCTATCCGGCGGGATTATAATCAAACTACTTTCGGCGCTTTTGTCCAGAATACCTGGAAAGTACAAAACTGGCTGCACCTGGAAACAGGTTTAAGAAATGATTATGTTCGGGATTACGGCTTTGCCTGGTTGCCCCGGGTGTCGGCGCTTTTTAAAATTAAACCTAATTTTACCTCCCGCCTGGGTGGTGGCTTCGGGTATAAAGCACCTACTATTTTCACGGAAGAAACAGAACGCCTGCAGTACCGGGGTATTTTACCTTTAAATCCGGATGATCACCAATTAGAACGCAGCTATGGCACTAACCTGGATTTTACGTATCGAACTGCCTTTGCCCAGGAAGCCATTAGCTTTAACGTAAACCATTTGTTTTTCTACACTTTTTTAAACCACCCATTAACCTTGCGTAACTTTGGCAACAATACTTACGCCCTGCAAAATAATACGGGCCATTTGGATACCAAAGGCACGGAAACAAACGTCAAAATTGGATACGAAGATTTTAACTTGTTCCTGGGTTATACTTTCACGCATACTATTATTCACGAGAGTAACCGCAAAACGCTTAATCCATTAACCCCCAAGCATAGAATTAATGCGGTACTCATGTACGAAGTAGAAGAAAAATGGAAAGTTGGTTTAGAGTCTTATTATTTCAGCAAACAAAGACTTACGGATGGTACCACGGGTAAATTTTATGTTATTACTGGTTTTATGGCCGAAAAATTATTCGAAAAATTTTCTTTTTACCTCAATTTTGAAAATTTTCTGGACGTGCGGCAAACAAGATTTGATAATATTTATACTGGTAGTATCATCAACCCAACATTCCTGGATATTTATGCTCCATTAGATGGTTTTGTAGTGAATGGAGGGATAAAGGTTAGATTATAA
- a CDS encoding DUF7133 domain-containing protein, with amino-acid sequence MLKISLSLFYPFLIVFGFIQKLDQPHTLKSKPASTISQEGPAEIKISNFAGPDLTPSPACLAVAPTGEVYVGVDMIGSLGKEPGKGSIVRLVDSNNDGKVDQHTTFAQVDDPRGIISVGDQLFVMHTTFSKETKKASGMDLVVFEDKNHDGIADGPSKPLIQGISNPNFLQSRGTDHATNGIRMGIDGWIYIAVGDFGFHDAVDRSGKKLTMLGGGIVRVRPDGTEMEVYTHGMRNIYDVAIDPYMNIFTRGNTNDGGGWNIRFSHQIQSGEYGYPVLFQHFTDEIIPALVDLGGGSGTGSLFLDEPTWPEKYNHFPLMADWGRSMLYVHRVTPDGPSFRQKDEEFIKLPQITDVDVDGSGRMYLSAWDGAGYSGNPDKGFIVRAVPANWTYKPFPDLKKASLNQLTDLLKSESAVARLYAQQELLTRSGKKTTEAIWKITANKSLPLFARVAGLYTYAQAAGEKGTADIVKLTQENDLREFALRALSDRKTRLTGVPTEPFLQGLKDPSVRVQTAAIVSLGRLGRPEAIPALLQIKVPDSFGAPEKNTEGPHATPNPAIIPAHLAVRALVSLHAVDACVKAISTENSTLALWTLRYLHDPKAVDGLINAYQQTKDKKIKNQILITLSRLYKKEAPYDGSWWWGTRPDSHGPYYKAITWEASPKIEKFLKEEWSKADAAGKQLYADLNSRHRMEITEFGGEDSVAANEVVKVDLDKIRNQKGQIGKTSIEDVMLAIAKIKGDPVVGKGLFARQGCVACHSIKKGETLKGPFMGQIGSIMNREQIAESILKPNASISQGFATVTITAKGDKTYTGFVSEETADKVVMRNIAGQVFTIKTSDIVSRKEMETSMMPSGLANALSYEEFASLVTFLSEQKK; translated from the coding sequence ATGTTAAAAATCTCCTTAAGCTTATTTTATCCTTTTTTGATAGTATTTGGCTTTATTCAAAAATTGGATCAGCCCCATACACTAAAAAGTAAACCTGCTTCGACTATTAGCCAGGAAGGACCTGCAGAAATAAAAATCAGCAATTTTGCCGGACCCGATTTAACTCCCAGTCCGGCTTGTTTGGCGGTTGCCCCAACCGGCGAAGTTTATGTCGGCGTAGATATGATTGGTTCTTTGGGTAAGGAGCCGGGAAAAGGTAGTATTGTACGTTTAGTGGACAGCAATAACGATGGTAAAGTAGATCAGCATACCACCTTTGCTCAAGTGGATGACCCTCGGGGAATAATTTCCGTAGGTGATCAGCTGTTTGTGATGCATACAACTTTTTCGAAAGAAACCAAGAAAGCCAGCGGCATGGATTTAGTGGTTTTCGAAGATAAAAACCACGACGGAATAGCTGATGGTCCTTCTAAGCCGCTGATACAAGGTATTAGTAATCCCAATTTTTTGCAAAGCCGCGGTACGGACCACGCCACTAACGGCATCCGGATGGGGATTGATGGCTGGATTTACATTGCCGTGGGCGACTTTGGTTTTCATGATGCCGTGGATCGTTCGGGTAAAAAACTTACGATGTTGGGCGGCGGAATTGTACGGGTACGGCCGGATGGCACCGAAATGGAAGTGTATACCCACGGTATGCGTAACATCTACGATGTAGCCATTGACCCGTACATGAACATTTTTACCCGGGGTAATACCAATGATGGAGGAGGTTGGAACATTCGGTTCAGTCATCAGATTCAGTCCGGCGAATATGGTTATCCCGTGCTGTTTCAACATTTTACCGACGAAATTATTCCTGCTTTGGTAGATTTAGGTGGTGGCTCCGGAACCGGATCTTTGTTTTTGGATGAGCCTACCTGGCCCGAGAAATACAACCACTTTCCTTTAATGGCCGATTGGGGAAGAAGCATGTTATACGTGCACCGGGTAACTCCGGACGGACCTAGCTTCCGGCAAAAAGACGAAGAATTTATCAAGTTACCGCAAATTACCGATGTAGACGTAGATGGCTCTGGGCGGATGTATCTTTCCGCCTGGGATGGAGCTGGTTATTCCGGTAATCCGGACAAAGGTTTTATAGTACGGGCTGTACCGGCAAATTGGACCTACAAACCATTTCCGGACCTTAAGAAAGCCTCATTAAACCAATTAACAGATTTGTTAAAATCAGAAAGTGCGGTAGCTCGTTTATACGCGCAACAAGAACTGCTTACCCGGTCCGGTAAAAAAACAACCGAAGCTATTTGGAAAATAACCGCGAATAAAAGTTTGCCTTTATTTGCCCGGGTGGCCGGTTTGTATACCTACGCTCAGGCCGCCGGCGAAAAAGGAACCGCCGACATAGTAAAACTAACCCAGGAAAACGACCTGCGTGAGTTTGCCTTGCGCGCACTTAGTGATCGTAAAACCCGGTTGACCGGAGTACCTACCGAGCCATTTTTGCAAGGATTAAAAGACCCATCTGTAAGAGTGCAAACTGCAGCTATTGTAAGCTTAGGTCGTTTAGGTCGTCCGGAAGCAATTCCTGCCTTATTACAAATAAAGGTACCTGATTCCTTTGGGGCGCCCGAAAAAAATACCGAAGGACCCCATGCCACTCCCAATCCAGCCATTATTCCGGCTCATTTAGCCGTTCGGGCTTTAGTAAGTTTACATGCGGTAGATGCCTGCGTGAAAGCAATCAGCACCGAGAACTCCACTTTGGCTTTATGGACATTGCGTTATCTGCACGACCCGAAAGCAGTAGATGGTTTAATTAATGCTTACCAACAAACGAAAGATAAAAAAATAAAAAATCAAATTCTGATTACTTTGTCCCGGCTTTACAAAAAAGAAGCACCTTATGATGGATCCTGGTGGTGGGGTACTCGCCCCGATTCGCACGGACCTTATTACAAAGCTATTACTTGGGAAGCTTCCCCTAAAATTGAAAAATTCTTAAAAGAGGAATGGAGTAAAGCAGATGCAGCGGGCAAACAGTTATACGCCGATTTAAACAGCCGCCACCGCATGGAAATTACGGAATTTGGCGGGGAAGATTCCGTAGCCGCTAACGAAGTGGTTAAAGTTGATTTAGATAAAATCCGGAATCAAAAAGGGCAAATTGGAAAAACTTCCATTGAAGACGTAATGCTGGCAATTGCCAAGATTAAAGGTGACCCAGTTGTAGGTAAAGGTCTTTTTGCGCGGCAAGGTTGTGTGGCCTGCCACAGTATAAAAAAAGGTGAAACGTTAAAAGGTCCATTTATGGGTCAGATTGGTTCTATTATGAACCGGGAGCAAATTGCCGAATCTATTCTGAAGCCCAATGCTTCTATATCGCAAGGTTTTGCTACCGTTACCATTACCGCCAAAGGAGATAAAACGTATACTGGGTTTGTATCCGAAGAAACCGCCGATAAGGTAGTCATGCGCAATATTGCCGGGCAAGTTTTCACGATTAAAACCAGTGACATTGTATCCCGCAAAGAAATGGAAACTTCTATGATGCCCAGCGGTCTGGCAAACGCGTTATCGTACGAAGAATTTGCCTCGCTGGTAACTTTCTTATCGGAACAGAAAAAGTAA
- a CDS encoding DUF350 domain-containing protein, with the protein MENYLNYKYIISSLVYSILGIGILFAAFWIIEMVTPENLWKEILEKQNMALAILFAAFMLAIAIIIASAIHG; encoded by the coding sequence ATGGAAAATTACCTTAATTATAAGTACATTATTTCTTCGCTGGTTTACTCCATTTTGGGTATTGGAATTTTGTTTGCTGCCTTCTGGATTATTGAAATGGTAACGCCCGAAAATCTCTGGAAAGAAATCTTGGAAAAACAGAACATGGCCTTAGCTATTTTGTTTGCGGCTTTCATGCTGGCCATTGCCATTATTATTGCCTCGGCCATTCACGGGTAA